From the genome of SAR324 cluster bacterium:
AAATTCAAGTCGCAGTGTTTTGGTTCCATCGGGCACCTTAAAATTATGTGGAACATGGGTGGCCATGCTATCCAGTGTAAGATGTCCGTAAATTTCTTGTTTCATGATCTGCCTATCTGTGTTTGTTACTATTTGGTCTTTGAAAGGCTTTTTAGCCCATCAAGTTTTTGCTAATGGGTTTCCGCTAACCCTTGTGATACCTGAGAGCGTTAGTTCATTCTTACGATGGCAGGCCACGAGCCTCCCTTCATCATCACACTCCAGCGTTGGTGAATTCTGCTGACAATTTGAACTCGCGAAAGAACATCTTGGAGCAAAGGAGCAGCCTGGAGGCAAATTGGCTGGGTTTGGAGGATGTCCCTGCAAAGGCTCTCTACGAGATTTATTGGGTGTGTATTCTGGCGTAAGAACGGCTGAAAGAAGTGCTGCAGTGTATGGATGACGTGGGGAAATGTAGATCTGATCAGTTGGTGCGATTTCTACAATGCGTCCTGCGTACATAACTGCGACACGATCAGAAATGTTAGAGACGACATTCAGGTCATGCGAAACGAAAAGATAGGTCAGACCAAGGTCTCTCTGTAAATCCTGAAAAAGATTCAGTATTTGAGCCTGTACTGAAACATCTAGGGCAGACACAGGTTCATCAGCAATCACAATTTTCGGTTTGGGAGCAAGAGCACGGGCAATCCCGATACGCTGGCGCTGCCCACCCGAAAAGGCGTGAGGATAGCGATCACTCTGGGCAGGATCTAGCCCAACTCTTTCTAGGACTTCATAGACTCTCTCCTGCCGGAGTCGCCGATCTTCAATTCGTGAGGGTCCATTTCTCAAAGATTCAGACACAATCTCAAAAACAGTCATCCTGGGATTGAGTGAAGCAAATGGATCCTGAAAAACAAAGCGGATGTGCTG
Proteins encoded in this window:
- a CDS encoding ATP-binding cassette domain-containing protein; the protein is PRHPYTRALISAAPHYAGNQETRLPVIPGIVPSLFERLTGCAFSTRCQHNKSELCNIDRPPINLGSTNVRCFLERAGVPEEFKKEGVITASDKGEKTESLANVALQVESVSRQFVKRTGLIRRKEKTIRAVTKVSLEIKEGETLGLVGESGCGKTTLGQTIAGLMDPSDGKIRLAVGGQMREISNLSKQDRRNAWQHIRFVFQDPFASLNPRMTVFEIVSESLRNGPSRIEDRRLRQERVYEVLERVGLDPAQSDRYPHAFSGGQRQRIGIARALAPKPKIVIADEPVSALDVSVQAQILNLFQDLQRDLGLTYLFVSHDLNVVSNISDRVAVMYAGRIVEIAPTDQIYISPRHPYTAALLSAVLTPEYTPNKSRREPLQGHPPNPANLPPGCSFAPRCSFASSNCQQNSPTLECDDEGRLVACHRKNELTLSGITRVSGNPLAKT